Proteins from one Hydrogenophaga sp. SL48 genomic window:
- the asd gene encoding aspartate-semialdehyde dehydrogenase — translation MSKLVGLVGWRGMVGSVLMDRMAEEKDFDLIEPLFFSTSNAGGKAPAMARNETTLQDAHNIDALKRCDIIITAQGGDYTAEVFPKLRAAGWNGHWIDAASTLRMEKDAVIVLDPVNMPVIKDALTKGGKNWVGGNCTVSCMLMGVGALYKAGLVEWMSTQTYQAASGGGAQHMRELLTQYGTLNAEVKALLDDPKSAILEIDRKVIAKQRALTSAETANFGVPLGGSLIPWIDKDLGNGMSKEEWKGMAETNKILGMGEGFGSAAIPVDGFCVRVGAMRCHSQALTFKLKKDVPVADIEAMIAADNPWAKVVPNTREATIRDLTPVAVTGTMTIPVGRIRKLAMGPEYVGAFTIGDQLLWGAAEPLRRMLRILLEA, via the coding sequence ATGAGCAAGTTGGTTGGTTTGGTTGGCTGGCGCGGCATGGTCGGCTCGGTGTTGATGGATCGCATGGCCGAGGAAAAGGACTTCGACCTGATCGAACCCCTGTTCTTCTCCACCTCCAACGCCGGCGGCAAAGCCCCCGCGATGGCCAGGAATGAAACCACGCTTCAGGACGCGCACAACATCGACGCGCTCAAGCGCTGCGACATCATCATCACAGCCCAGGGTGGCGACTACACGGCCGAGGTGTTTCCCAAGCTGCGGGCTGCGGGCTGGAACGGCCACTGGATCGACGCAGCCTCCACCTTGCGCATGGAAAAAGACGCCGTCATCGTTCTGGACCCGGTCAACATGCCGGTGATCAAGGATGCTTTAACCAAAGGCGGCAAGAACTGGGTCGGTGGCAACTGCACCGTGAGCTGCATGCTCATGGGTGTGGGTGCGTTGTACAAAGCGGGTCTGGTCGAGTGGATGAGCACCCAGACCTATCAAGCCGCATCGGGCGGCGGCGCCCAACACATGCGCGAACTGCTCACGCAGTACGGCACGCTGAACGCGGAAGTGAAGGCACTGTTGGACGACCCCAAAAGCGCCATCCTGGAAATCGACCGCAAGGTGATCGCCAAGCAACGCGCGCTGACCAGCGCCGAAACCGCCAATTTTGGCGTGCCACTGGGCGGCTCGCTGATTCCCTGGATCGACAAGGACCTGGGCAACGGCATGTCCAAGGAAGAGTGGAAGGGCATGGCCGAAACCAACAAGATCCTCGGCATGGGCGAGGGATTCGGCTCGGCCGCCATTCCGGTGGACGGTTTCTGCGTGCGCGTGGGCGCCATGCGCTGCCACAGCCAAGCCCTGACCTTCAAGCTGAAGAAGGACGTGCCGGTGGCCGATATCGAAGCCATGATCGCCGCCGACAACCCCTGGGCCAAAGTGGTGCCGAACACCCGCGAAGCCACGATCAGGGACCTCACGCCCGTGGCCGTGACCGGAACCATGACCATCCCGGTCGGCCGCATTCGCAAGCTGGCGATGGGGCCGGAATACGTCGGCGCCTTCACCATCGGCGACCAGTTGCTGTGGGGCGCTGCCGAGCCGCTGCGCCGCATGCTGCGCATCCTGCTCGAAGCCTGA
- the leuB gene encoding 3-isopropylmalate dehydrogenase — MKIAVLPGDGIGTEIVAEAVKVLNSLDLKFEMESALVGGAAYEAHGHPLPESTLNLAKASDAILFGAVGDWKYDKLDRPLRPEQAILGLRKHLGLFANFRPAICYEQLVGASSLKPELIAGLDILIIRELTGDIYFGQPRGRRVATDGHFPGAEEAFDTMRYSKPEIERIAHVAFQAARKRNKKVTSVDKANVLETFQFWKDVVTEVHAQYPDVELQHMYVDNAAMQLVKAPKAFDVVVTGNMFGDILSDEASMLTGSIGMLPSASLNSKNQGLYEPSHGSAPDIAGKGVANPLATILSAAMMLRFSLNQEAAAQRIEAAVQKVLAQGLRTPDIYSDGTTKVGTAQMGDAVVKALS; from the coding sequence ATGAAAATCGCAGTTCTCCCTGGTGACGGCATCGGTACCGAAATCGTCGCCGAAGCGGTCAAGGTGCTCAACTCGCTCGACCTCAAGTTCGAGATGGAATCGGCCTTGGTCGGCGGCGCGGCGTACGAAGCCCATGGCCACCCGCTACCCGAGTCCACACTCAACCTGGCCAAGGCTTCAGACGCCATCCTGTTCGGCGCCGTCGGCGACTGGAAGTACGACAAGCTCGACCGGCCGCTGCGCCCGGAGCAGGCCATCCTGGGCCTGCGCAAGCACCTGGGCCTGTTCGCCAACTTCCGTCCGGCGATCTGCTACGAACAGCTGGTCGGCGCCTCCAGCCTCAAGCCGGAGCTGATCGCGGGTCTGGACATACTGATCATCCGTGAGCTCACCGGCGACATCTACTTCGGCCAGCCGCGTGGCCGTCGTGTCGCCACCGACGGCCACTTCCCCGGCGCGGAAGAAGCGTTTGACACCATGCGCTACAGCAAGCCCGAGATCGAGCGCATTGCGCACGTCGCCTTCCAGGCCGCGCGCAAGCGCAACAAAAAGGTGACCAGCGTCGACAAGGCCAATGTGCTGGAAACCTTCCAGTTCTGGAAAGACGTGGTCACCGAAGTGCACGCCCAGTACCCCGACGTGGAGTTGCAGCACATGTATGTGGACAACGCGGCGATGCAACTGGTCAAGGCGCCAAAGGCCTTTGACGTGGTGGTCACCGGCAACATGTTTGGCGACATCCTGTCGGACGAAGCGTCCATGCTCACCGGCTCCATAGGCATGCTGCCCTCAGCCTCGCTCAACAGCAAGAACCAGGGCCTGTACGAACCCAGTCACGGCAGCGCGCCCGACATCGCTGGCAAGGGCGTGGCCAACCCGCTGGCCACGATCCTTAGCGCGGCCATGATGCTGCGCTTCAGCCTGAACCAGGAAGCTGCTGCGCAACGCATCGAAGCCGCCGTTCAGAAGGTCCTCGCCCAAGGCCTGCGCACGCCCGACATCTACAGCGATGGCACGACCAAGGTGGGCACCGCGCAAATGGGCGACGCGGTAGTCAAGGCGCTGAGCTGA
- the leuC gene encoding 3-isopropylmalate dehydratase large subunit yields the protein MARTLYDKIWDEHVVHTEEDGTAVLYIDRHLVHEVTSPQAFEGLRQAGRKVWRVSSVVATADHNTPTTGWDQGYDGITDPISKEQITTLNSNIAEFGAAAFFPFMSKRQGIVHVIGPENGATLPGMTVVCGDSHTSTHGAFGALAHGIGTSEVEHVMATQTLLAKKAKNMLVRVDGQLAKGVTAKDIVLAIIGKIGTAGGTGYTIEFGGSAIRSLSMEGRMTVCNMAIEGGARAGLVAVDDKTIEYVKGRPLSPTGVEWDQAVAYWKTLFSDADATFDAVVELDATQIVPQVTWGTSPEMVLGVDARVPDPEKEKDVSKRGAMERALTYMALEPGKPLNDIFVDKVFIGSCTNSRIEDMREAAAVVKKLGQKVAKNIKLAMVVPGSGLVKDQAEREGLHEIFKAAGFEWREPGCSMCLAMNADRLEPGERCASTSNRNFEGRQGAGGRTHLVSPAMAAAAAIHGHFIDVRTIA from the coding sequence ATGGCACGCACGCTCTACGACAAGATCTGGGACGAACACGTCGTCCACACCGAAGAAGACGGCACCGCCGTGCTCTACATCGACCGCCACCTGGTGCACGAAGTCACCAGCCCGCAGGCCTTCGAAGGCCTGCGCCAGGCCGGCCGCAAGGTCTGGCGCGTCAGCTCGGTGGTCGCGACCGCCGACCACAACACGCCCACCACCGGCTGGGACCAGGGGTACGACGGCATCACCGACCCGATCAGCAAAGAGCAGATCACCACGCTCAACAGCAACATCGCCGAGTTTGGCGCCGCCGCTTTCTTCCCCTTCATGTCCAAGCGCCAGGGCATCGTGCACGTGATCGGCCCGGAAAACGGCGCCACGCTGCCCGGCATGACCGTGGTCTGCGGTGACTCGCACACGTCGACCCATGGCGCCTTTGGCGCGTTGGCCCACGGCATCGGCACCAGCGAGGTCGAACACGTCATGGCCACGCAGACCCTGCTGGCCAAGAAAGCCAAGAACATGCTGGTGCGTGTGGACGGTCAGCTCGCCAAGGGCGTGACCGCCAAGGACATCGTGCTGGCCATCATCGGCAAGATCGGCACCGCCGGTGGCACCGGCTACACCATCGAGTTCGGTGGCAGCGCCATCCGCTCGCTCAGCATGGAAGGCCGCATGACGGTCTGCAACATGGCCATCGAAGGCGGCGCGCGCGCCGGCCTGGTGGCGGTGGACGACAAGACCATCGAGTACGTCAAGGGTCGTCCGCTCTCGCCCACCGGCGTGGAATGGGACCAGGCCGTGGCCTACTGGAAGACGCTGTTCTCCGATGCCGATGCCACCTTCGACGCCGTGGTCGAGCTGGACGCCACCCAGATCGTGCCGCAGGTGACCTGGGGCACCTCGCCCGAGATGGTGCTGGGTGTGGATGCCCGTGTGCCCGATCCCGAGAAAGAAAAAGACGTCAGCAAGCGCGGCGCCATGGAGCGCGCGTTGACCTACATGGCGCTGGAACCCGGCAAGCCGCTCAACGACATCTTCGTGGACAAGGTGTTCATCGGTTCCTGTACCAACAGCCGCATCGAAGACATGCGCGAGGCCGCGGCCGTGGTCAAGAAGCTGGGCCAGAAGGTCGCGAAAAACATCAAACTGGCGATGGTCGTCCCCGGCTCCGGCCTGGTGAAAGACCAGGCCGAGCGCGAAGGCCTGCACGAGATCTTCAAGGCCGCCGGATTCGAGTGGCGCGAGCCCGGTTGCTCGATGTGCCTGGCCATGAACGCCGACCGGCTCGAGCCAGGCGAGCGCTGCGCCTCGACCAGCAACCGCAACTTCGAAGGCCGCCAAGGCGCCGGGGGCCGCACCCACCTGGTCTCGCCCGCGATGGCCGCCGCTGCCGCGATCCACGGCCACTTCATCGACGTCCGCACCATCGCCTGA
- a CDS encoding LysR substrate-binding domain-containing protein, with the protein MNAPDRSFTRRLDLTSLQLFVAVCERGSIGKAAEQEFMATSAVSKRLSDLESAVGTPLLYRHARGASPTPAGQSLLHHARSMLFSLDKMQGELSEYADGVRGHVRVHANISAIVQFLPEDLGSFIRQHDAIKIDLEEHLSTEVLRAVHEGAADLGICHAGATSQPGGLQIRPYRQDQLALVVPSRHPLAEAKILSFADSLEWDHVGLHANSSIYLAMHAAAAEAGRGIRLRIRVTGLDAMCRMIHNGLGVGLMPRRAFELMHGVGELACIALSDEWANRRIELVARDFSSLPVSARLLVSHLSEQATAHTTPL; encoded by the coding sequence ATGAACGCCCCGGACCGCAGCTTCACCCGCCGCCTCGATCTCACCTCGCTCCAGCTCTTTGTGGCGGTGTGCGAGCGCGGCAGCATCGGCAAGGCGGCGGAGCAAGAATTCATGGCCACCTCGGCCGTGAGCAAACGCCTCTCCGATCTCGAAAGTGCCGTGGGCACCCCGCTGCTTTACCGCCACGCCCGGGGTGCCAGCCCCACACCCGCCGGCCAGAGCCTGCTCCACCACGCGCGTTCGATGCTGTTCAGCCTGGACAAGATGCAGGGCGAGTTGTCCGAGTACGCCGACGGCGTAAGGGGCCACGTGCGCGTGCACGCCAACATCTCGGCGATCGTGCAGTTCCTGCCCGAGGACCTGGGCAGCTTCATCCGGCAGCATGACGCGATCAAGATCGATCTGGAAGAACACCTCTCCACCGAGGTGCTGCGCGCCGTGCACGAAGGCGCCGCCGATCTGGGCATCTGCCACGCCGGCGCCACCAGCCAGCCGGGCGGGCTGCAGATCAGGCCCTACCGCCAGGACCAGCTCGCGCTGGTGGTGCCGAGTCGCCACCCGCTGGCAGAGGCAAAGATCCTGTCGTTCGCCGACAGCCTGGAGTGGGACCACGTGGGCCTGCACGCCAACAGCTCCATCTACCTCGCCATGCACGCCGCCGCGGCCGAGGCCGGTCGCGGCATCCGATTGCGCATCCGGGTCACCGGTCTCGACGCCATGTGCCGCATGATCCACAACGGCCTGGGTGTCGGCCTGATGCCCCGGCGTGCCTTTGAGCTGATGCACGGCGTCGGCGAACTCGCCTGCATTGCGTTGAGCGACGAGTGGGCCAACCGCCGCATCGAACTGGTCGCGCGCGATTTCTCCAGCCTGCCCGTCAGCGCCCGTCTGCTGGTGAGCCACCTGTCCGAACAAGCCACCGCTCACACCACCCCGCTCTAA
- a CDS encoding citrate synthase — MKLVDNKATLSFSNGSPSVDLPVYAGSIGPDVIDIRKLYAQTGMFTYDPGFLSTASCQSAITYIDGDKGELLYRGYPIEQLATGCDYLDTCYLLLNGELPNETQRSDFHKLVINHTMVNEQMQFFMRGFRRDAHPMAVLTGLVGGLSAFYHDSTDINNPKHREIAAIRLIAKMPTLVAMAYKYGIGQPYMYPRNDLSYSGNFLRMMFGTPCEEYKVNPVLERALDRIFILHADHEQNASTSTVRLCGSSGTNPFAAIAAGVACLWGPAHGGANEACLNMLEDIQRQGGVAKVGEFMEKVKDKNSGVKLMGFGHRVYKNYDPRAKLMQETCDEVLKELGLENDPLFKLAKELEKIALEDEYFVSRKLYPNVDFYSGIVQRAIGIPVNLFTGIFALARTVGWIAQLNEMISDPEYKIGRPRQLFTGAERRDVKPLASR, encoded by the coding sequence ATGAAACTCGTAGACAACAAAGCCACCCTGTCGTTCTCCAATGGCAGCCCCAGCGTCGACCTTCCGGTGTACGCCGGCAGCATCGGTCCTGACGTGATCGACATCCGCAAGCTGTACGCACAGACCGGCATGTTCACCTACGACCCCGGCTTCCTGTCCACGGCCTCGTGCCAGTCGGCCATCACCTACATCGACGGCGACAAGGGCGAGCTGCTGTACCGCGGCTATCCCATCGAGCAACTCGCCACCGGTTGCGACTACCTCGACACCTGCTACCTGCTGCTGAACGGCGAACTGCCGAACGAAACCCAGCGCAGTGATTTCCACAAGCTCGTGATCAACCACACCATGGTCAACGAGCAGATGCAGTTCTTCATGCGCGGGTTTCGCCGTGACGCCCACCCCATGGCGGTTCTGACGGGCCTGGTGGGTGGCCTGTCGGCCTTCTATCACGACAGCACCGACATCAACAACCCCAAGCACCGCGAGATCGCGGCCATCCGCCTGATCGCCAAGATGCCCACGCTGGTGGCCATGGCCTACAAGTACGGCATCGGCCAGCCCTACATGTACCCGCGCAACGACCTGAGCTACTCGGGCAACTTCCTGCGCATGATGTTCGGCACTCCCTGCGAAGAGTACAAGGTCAACCCGGTGCTCGAACGCGCGCTGGACCGCATCTTCATCCTGCACGCCGATCACGAGCAGAATGCCTCCACCTCCACCGTGCGCCTGTGCGGTTCGTCGGGCACCAACCCGTTCGCAGCCATCGCAGCCGGCGTGGCCTGCCTCTGGGGCCCTGCCCACGGCGGCGCCAACGAGGCCTGCCTGAACATGCTGGAAGACATCCAGCGCCAGGGCGGCGTGGCCAAGGTTGGCGAGTTCATGGAGAAGGTCAAGGACAAGAACTCCGGCGTCAAGCTCATGGGCTTCGGCCACCGCGTGTACAAAAACTACGACCCGCGCGCCAAGCTCATGCAGGAAACCTGCGACGAAGTCCTGAAAGAACTGGGCCTGGAGAACGACCCCCTCTTCAAGCTGGCCAAAGAGCTGGAAAAGATCGCGCTGGAAGACGAGTACTTCGTCAGCCGCAAGCTCTACCCGAACGTGGACTTCTACTCCGGCATCGTGCAGCGCGCCATCGGCATCCCGGTCAACCTGTTCACCGGCATCTTCGCCCTCGCCCGCACCGTCGGCTGGATCGCCCAGTTGAACGAAATGATCAGCGATCCCGAGTACAAGATCGGCCGTCCGCGCCAGCTGTTCACCGGCGCCGAGCGCCGCGACGTGAAACCGCTGGCTTCGAGGTAA
- a CDS encoding FimV/HubP family polar landmark protein, whose amino-acid sequence MGRIAIQSSLGEPLRAEVEVLEITPEEAASLRVNLGSIDAFRAAGMDYNAALNGIQVNLQKRADGRSFLSLVGSRPVNEPFVDMVLEANWASGRMVRDYTLLLDPPKLQQSTTAPLPAGVAAQPAAAAPAARGASPATSAAPVALPAAPAERATPTPPIRPTQDKPVEAPARETSTGTSGKQVRIQAGDTAGRIAAANRPANASLDQMLVAMLRANPNAFIGGNINRIKAGAILDLPAETAANEVSATEARRIVSAQSRDFNEFRRRLAGAVPAAAVAAADRQATGRVQAEIEDKKPAPTTQDKLTLSKGAVAGQGAKEEQIAKERQAIESSTRVAELSRNIDDLAKLGPAAPAGGTGSGPAKPATAASPAPSTVPAVVATPAPAPTQAPVAAPEAAVAPPAPVPAAEPVTAPAPEPVPAPVAPPAPVRKPPAAAPVPAADPSFLDQLLGNPMVLPGAGALLALLGGLAFYRMRQKKKGAGVDSSFLESRLQPDSFFGSSGGQRIDTNEAAASGSSMVYSPSQLDAAGDVDPVAEADVYLAYGRDLQAEEILKEAMRSTPTRVAIHNKLLEIYAKRRDARAFEVVATEAYGLTQGQGPEWEHACELGKVLDPTNSLYQPGGSPAAKLGAAVPIGLNTVPFGNSTLSQNTRPGDMSEGDLDLDLDITLEEASRPAPLSAVPDLRDAQVSGMDDLSQTDALTSLPTSTNDAPNSRSMDFDLDFPSEPIPLTPLTTTQGANGQPTFDDSEVLPEFGLNVPEEPNSSTKAATTTAPELMSFDLSELSLDLNSKSPQEATSEGELGAESPLETKLSLAEEFRAIGDLEGARSLAEEVLADASGSLKTKARSFLADLA is encoded by the coding sequence TTGGGTCGCATTGCCATTCAGTCATCACTGGGAGAACCTCTGCGTGCAGAGGTTGAAGTCCTAGAAATCACACCGGAAGAAGCGGCCAGCCTGCGCGTCAACCTGGGCTCCATCGATGCCTTCCGTGCAGCGGGCATGGACTACAACGCCGCACTCAACGGTATTCAAGTCAACCTGCAAAAGCGAGCCGACGGTCGTTCCTTCCTGAGTCTGGTGGGTTCAAGGCCGGTGAACGAACCCTTTGTGGACATGGTGCTGGAGGCCAATTGGGCGTCGGGCAGGATGGTTCGGGATTACACATTGCTGTTGGACCCACCCAAACTGCAGCAGAGCACCACTGCGCCTCTGCCCGCAGGTGTGGCCGCGCAGCCAGCGGCCGCGGCACCAGCAGCCAGGGGTGCTTCACCGGCCACCAGTGCGGCGCCGGTGGCCCTCCCGGCGGCGCCAGCGGAGCGAGCCACGCCCACTCCCCCCATCCGCCCCACACAGGACAAACCCGTCGAGGCGCCCGCGCGGGAGACTTCGACCGGGACTTCGGGCAAACAAGTGCGCATTCAGGCCGGCGATACCGCTGGACGCATCGCAGCAGCGAACCGTCCCGCCAATGCGTCGCTGGATCAGATGCTGGTGGCCATGCTGCGCGCCAACCCGAACGCCTTCATCGGAGGCAACATCAACCGCATCAAGGCGGGGGCCATACTGGACCTGCCGGCAGAAACTGCTGCCAATGAGGTGTCGGCCACCGAGGCGCGGCGCATCGTGTCGGCCCAAAGCCGCGATTTCAACGAGTTCCGCCGCCGCCTTGCCGGGGCCGTCCCAGCGGCTGCCGTGGCTGCCGCAGACCGCCAGGCCACCGGCCGCGTCCAGGCCGAGATTGAAGACAAGAAGCCCGCGCCCACGACCCAGGACAAGCTCACCCTTTCAAAGGGTGCCGTGGCAGGTCAGGGGGCCAAAGAAGAGCAGATAGCCAAGGAACGGCAGGCGATCGAGTCGTCCACACGCGTGGCAGAACTCTCGCGCAACATTGACGATCTGGCCAAATTGGGCCCTGCTGCCCCAGCTGGCGGTACCGGCAGTGGTCCTGCAAAACCTGCTACGGCGGCCAGCCCTGCTCCCTCCACCGTTCCTGCGGTGGTGGCCACTCCTGCCCCCGCCCCAACACAAGCACCCGTCGCTGCACCGGAGGCCGCCGTGGCACCTCCTGCTCCTGTACCCGCAGCAGAACCGGTGACTGCGCCCGCACCAGAACCTGTGCCAGCTCCAGTGGCGCCACCCGCACCGGTACGCAAACCCCCTGCGGCGGCTCCCGTCCCCGCGGCGGACCCATCCTTCCTCGACCAATTGTTGGGCAACCCCATGGTGTTGCCCGGCGCTGGGGCCCTGCTGGCCTTGCTGGGCGGGCTGGCGTTCTACCGCATGAGACAGAAAAAGAAGGGTGCAGGCGTCGACAGCTCCTTCCTCGAAAGCAGGTTGCAGCCTGACTCGTTCTTCGGATCCAGCGGAGGTCAACGCATTGACACCAACGAGGCTGCGGCCTCTGGGTCCTCCATGGTGTACTCGCCGAGCCAGCTCGACGCGGCAGGTGATGTGGATCCGGTGGCAGAAGCCGATGTTTACCTTGCCTATGGACGGGATCTTCAAGCCGAAGAGATCCTCAAGGAAGCGATGCGCAGCACACCCACGCGTGTGGCCATCCACAACAAGCTCCTGGAAATTTACGCCAAACGCCGTGACGCAAGAGCCTTTGAAGTCGTTGCGACCGAAGCATACGGACTGACCCAGGGTCAGGGCCCCGAGTGGGAGCATGCTTGCGAATTGGGCAAGGTGCTGGACCCGACCAACAGCCTGTATCAGCCTGGAGGCAGTCCGGCCGCCAAGCTTGGAGCGGCTGTACCGATCGGCCTCAACACCGTGCCTTTTGGCAACAGCACCCTGTCACAGAACACAAGGCCCGGCGACATGTCAGAGGGCGACCTCGATCTGGATCTGGACATCACGCTGGAGGAAGCCTCTCGGCCCGCTCCCCTGTCCGCTGTGCCCGATTTGAGGGACGCCCAGGTGTCGGGCATGGACGACCTTTCTCAGACCGATGCGCTGACATCGCTGCCAACGTCGACCAACGACGCGCCCAATTCCAGGTCCATGGACTTTGACTTGGATTTTCCTTCGGAACCCATCCCACTCACACCGCTCACGACAACGCAGGGTGCGAATGGGCAACCCACATTTGATGACAGCGAGGTGTTGCCCGAGTTTGGACTGAACGTGCCCGAAGAGCCGAACTCGTCGACCAAAGCTGCGACCACGACAGCGCCCGAACTGATGTCGTTTGACCTGAGCGAACTCAGCTTGGACTTGAACTCCAAATCGCCTCAAGAGGCCACATCGGAGGGTGAACTCGGCGCAGAAAGCCCACTGGAAACCAAACTGTCGCTGGCCGAAGAATTTCGTGCCATCGGGGATCTGGAAGGGGCGCGCTCGTTGGCCGAAGAAGTGTTGGCGGATGCCTCTGGCTCCCTCAAAACCAAAGCCAGAAGCTTCCTGGCAGACCTGGCCTGA
- the leuD gene encoding 3-isopropylmalate dehydratase small subunit, whose amino-acid sequence MQKFTVHQGLVAPMDRENVDTDAIIPKQFLKSIRKTGFGPNLFDEWRYLDKGEPGQDPASRQPNPDFVLNQPRYQGASVLVTRRNFGCGSSREHAPWAIDQYGFRAIIAPSYADIFFNNCFKNGLLPIVLNEAQVDQLFNEVHAFPGYQLTIDLERQVIVKPQGEEIPFEVNAFRKYCLINGLDDIGLTLQHKDKIEAFEAERLATKPWLAHTM is encoded by the coding sequence ATGCAGAAATTCACCGTTCACCAAGGCCTCGTGGCACCGATGGACCGCGAGAACGTCGACACCGACGCGATCATCCCCAAGCAGTTCCTCAAGTCCATCCGCAAGACGGGCTTTGGCCCCAACCTGTTCGACGAGTGGCGCTACCTTGACAAGGGTGAGCCTGGCCAGGACCCGGCCAGCCGCCAACCCAACCCCGACTTTGTGCTCAACCAGCCGCGTTACCAAGGGGCCTCTGTGTTGGTCACGCGCCGCAACTTTGGCTGCGGCTCCAGCCGCGAACACGCGCCCTGGGCCATCGACCAGTACGGCTTTCGCGCCATCATCGCGCCCAGCTACGCCGACATCTTCTTCAACAACTGTTTCAAGAACGGCCTGCTGCCCATCGTGCTCAACGAAGCCCAGGTGGACCAGCTGTTCAACGAGGTGCACGCCTTCCCCGGCTACCAGCTCACCATCGATCTGGAACGCCAGGTGATCGTCAAGCCGCAGGGCGAAGAGATTCCCTTCGAGGTCAACGCGTTCCGCAAGTACTGCCTGATCAACGGGCTGGACGACATCGGCCTGACGCTGCAGCACAAGGACAAGATCGAGGCGTTCGAGGCCGAGCGCCTCGCCACGAAGCCGTGGCTCGCCCACACGATGTAA
- a CDS encoding FAD assembly factor SdhE: METSTTDALLDQRGLSKLRWRCRRGLLENDLFIDSFFARHGSDLTVRQAEALGVLMDLSDNDLLDLLLGRKPPQGELARDDVTHVLGMLRAARQPV, translated from the coding sequence ATGGAAACCAGCACCACCGATGCCCTGCTCGATCAACGTGGGTTGAGCAAGCTGCGCTGGCGCTGCCGCCGTGGGCTGCTCGAGAACGACCTGTTCATCGACAGCTTCTTTGCCAGACACGGATCTGACTTGACTGTCAGGCAGGCCGAAGCTCTCGGGGTTCTAATGGATTTGTCCGACAACGATCTGCTGGATCTGCTGCTCGGCCGAAAGCCACCCCAAGGCGAATTGGCCCGTGATGACGTCACGCACGTGCTGGGCATGCTGCGCGCCGCCCGGCAACCCGTTTAA
- a CDS encoding succinate dehydrogenase iron-sulfur subunit, producing MALRTFKIYRYDPEKDAKPYMQTIEVELDGHERMLLDALMKLKKVDPTISFRRSCREGVCGSDAMNINGKNGLACLTNMNTLPGVITLKPLPGLPVVRDLIVDMTLFFKQYNSIKPYLINDTPPPQTERLQSPEERDELNGLYECILCASCSTSCPSFWWNPDKFVGPAGLLQAYRFIADSRDEATSERLDNLEDPYRLFRCHTIMNCVDVCPKGLNPTKAIGKIKEMMVMRSI from the coding sequence ATGGCCCTTCGCACATTCAAGATCTACCGCTACGACCCGGAAAAGGACGCCAAGCCTTACATGCAGACCATCGAGGTCGAACTCGACGGCCATGAACGCATGTTGCTGGACGCGCTGATGAAACTCAAGAAGGTTGATCCCACGATCTCCTTCCGCCGCTCCTGCCGCGAAGGCGTCTGCGGCTCAGACGCGATGAACATCAACGGCAAGAACGGGCTGGCCTGCCTGACCAACATGAACACGCTGCCTGGCGTGATCACCCTGAAGCCGCTGCCCGGCCTGCCGGTGGTGCGCGACTTGATCGTGGACATGACGCTGTTCTTCAAGCAGTACAACAGCATCAAGCCCTACCTGATCAACGACACGCCGCCGCCCCAGACCGAGCGCCTGCAGAGCCCCGAAGAGCGCGACGAGCTCAACGGCCTGTACGAGTGCATCCTGTGCGCCAGCTGCTCCACCAGCTGCCCCAGCTTCTGGTGGAACCCCGACAAGTTCGTTGGCCCCGCAGGCCTGCTCCAGGCCTACCGCTTCATCGCCGACAGCCGCGACGAAGCCACCAGCGAGCGCCTCGACAACCTCGAAGACCCCTACCGCCTGTTCCGATGCCACACCATCATGAACTGCGTCGACGTCTGCCCCAAAGGTTTGAACCCGACCAAGGCCATCGGCAAGATCAAGGAAATGATGGTGATGCGCTCGATCTGA